TCAAGTACAGGTACGCGAGGTTCAAGTAGGCCTGAATACCTCCCAGCATGACCTTGAGATGAAAGCCCGGAAGGCGTCTGAATTTTTGAAAGGAGGGGACCGGGTGCGGGTAGAGATTAGGCTTCGCGGCCGCGCAAAATATCTTGATAAAGAGTTTTTGCATCAAAGATTGAAGCGAGTGCTTGATTTTGTTGCCGAAGAGTATACTATTGTTGAGGGGCCACTCAAAAGCCCGAGAGGATTTTATCTCTTGATTGAGCGAAAAAAATAATCATGGTTATGGCTTCACTAAAAACGAACAAATCATTTTCAAAGCGCCTTAGGGTAACACGCAGAGGCAAAGTATTGCGCCGCAAGCCGGGGCAGGATCACTTTTTGGCGAAAGAATCACGCAGGAAGCAGCTTGCTCGGAAAGGGTGGGAGAATTTTCCTATTTCAAAAAAAGATCTTAGTCAGCGGATACCGTATTAATTATTATGGCACGAGTAAAACGAGGGACAACTTCAATAAAGCGAAGACGAAGAGTATTGCGGAAGGCAAAAGGATTCCGTTGGGGAGGCAGTACCAAAGAAAAAGAAGCAAAGGTGCGCTTGCTTCATGCGGGCGCGCATGCATTTCATGACCGCAGGAAAAAGAAGCGTGTAAATCGTAAGCTTTGGAATATAAAAATAAATGCTGCAAGCCGCAGCGGAGGAGAACTCTCTTATTCACGGTTTATCGACGCGCTTAAAAAGAAAAACATTGATATCAACCGGAAGATGCTTGCAGAGATAGCAGAACATCATCCGGACGCATTCCAAAAAATTCTTGAAGAAGCAAAAAAATAATTCCGCCGATATGCGGAATTATTTTTTTATTGCAAAAAGCTTCTTTCTTGGGCTTTTATTACACCATGTGTTTTTTGTGTGGCAATGTATCCGCGCTTAAAAATCTTGCTATAATACACCCCAGAATATCTTTGAAACCATGAGGTGATTTCATGAATGCAAAGCATGCACTCATAGCCGTACTCTTTTTGTGCGGGTTTGTGTTTTCCGGATGCGGCTCGGTAGCGATATCTGTTATAAAAAAACCCACAGCGGGTAAGAGCGATGAAGCCTTCATTCCTGAAAGAAGAGCGGATATCCCCGGCAACATCCTGAAGAAAAAAATACAACCGTACACGCACCAGGCTCCCGAGGGTCCTATAATCGTATTTGAGGGATACTCGTATGTATATCTGAACAAGGATTGCGGGCGTACCGATTCGTGTATATTGCGCACACTCTCGTTGCGGGAGGAAAAATATGCACTTCCGCCCACAGAAACTGACTCAACATTTTATAGCACTCTGGGAACAGTAGAGTGGACCGCAGCTGACGGACGCAAAGAAGATTTTCGGGTAGTGCAGTTCGTGCGCGGACGCAAGTGGGATACAGTAGAGCGCCCAGACGGAACCTATGCACGCTTCGTGTATTGGGAAGAAAAGGAATTTGTTCCGATGCCGGTAGGGTATAGTTTTCCCGTACAGGTGTTGCCGCGGTCAGAAAAACGGGACGAACAGGGAAATATCATTCCCGCCCATGTGTTAATACTTCCTTCCGGCTCGTATATCGATCAAAAGGCGCATTACCCCGGCTATAAAAAGGGCGTTGCGCATAACACCGCTTTTCAGCTCAAGACATGTATCTATAAAGCGGAATATTTTTCAAAGAAAATGACCGCTGATGAGGTAACGCAATTAGAGCCCATCGCATGCATAGAATGGTCAAGCGGATTTGTGTACGATTTTACGCAGCAAAAAATGCGCCAAATAGGCGATATGAATTCATTCTTAAGCCATCAATAACCATCAATACCTCGGTGCTTCACCGGGGTATTTTTATTTGCGTTATCCATAAAATATAGGTACCATCGTGTATACATTCTTTAAAAAGGAAGGGAGGGCGCATGAAGATATTTTTCGTGTTTGTGGGAGATTCCCGTGGCGAAATGCTCACTCCGCTCGGAGTGCGGCAGGCATACAAAACAGCCGATTTTTTGACGGAATATTTTAAAGAACACGGCATGGAGCCGAAGAAGGCATGTACCGTGCATTCAGACGAAAAAAACACATCCGATTGTACAAAAATTATCTTTGACATGCTTGGTCCCAAAAAGTGTTTTGAAGCGGACTGGCTTGAAGAAAATTCCCATACGGCGCATACGGAGCTCGCGCGGTTTTATATGAAGTGCTTTGTTGAGGGGTTTGAGGCCATTGTAGTAGTTGGCCACCAGCGCCAGCTTATGGATATCGTGTACGGTTACGAAAAACAGCTTTCTTGCACCATGCAAAGCATATGTTTTTATCGTGGCGGCGTGTACAAGATTGATGTGGGCGCAAGGTCTATAGGGCTCATATTTTATCCCGAACAAGAAAGATAGTACTATCCCGGCACATGTCGGGATTTTTTTGTTTTTACTATTGCGTAGCGGTAGGGCGTATATTATAGTAATTTTTATGCGAGATTTTTTGAACGGAACGGTTATGGCGATAACCGTCGGTATCAGTGCCGTCGTTCTTTTTCCATTGCTTCCCATTTGGACATTTGCGATATGGTTTACCGAAGGCGTTGATGTATTGGACGCAGCTGCCGATGTATTTGAATCGTATTTAAAGATTATCAAGATTGTGTAATTATTGACCTAAAAAAAGTATCTTGATACGCTGGCTTCAATATGAAGCCAGCGTTTTTGTTTTTTATCGCACTATTTCTTCCGTTAGCTGTCAACGCTTCTGTTGGTATCAATGAGGTTGCGTGGATGGGAACCGAGACTAATACTGCTGATGAGTGGATAGAGCTATTTTCTACGAGCGCAGAAAATCTTGATGGTTGGATATTGGAGGCAGCGGACGGCTCGCCAATAATCTCTTTTTCAGACAATTGTCCGGGCGCAAATATTTCTGCGGGAGGGTTTTTTCTCTTAGAACGGACGGATGATGAAAGTGTCCCGGGCATCCCCGCGGATTGTATCTATGTCGGTGCTCTTGGAAACGGAGGAGAGGCTCTTATACTTCGTAATTCTTCTGGTGCTGTTGCTGACAGCATTGATGCTTCTGCGGGGTGGCCTGCGGGGGATAGTGCTACAAAACAAACGATGCAAAAATCAGGAAACGAGTGGGTAACTGCAGATGGGACGCCGCGTACGGCGAATGCAGGAAGCGGCGGGGCGGAGGCAGAGGATACTGCTGACATGTCTGCGGAAGACGACATAGAATATCCCGCAGAAGAAAAGAAAGCGGTGGGATTTATTGAGAAAAAAAATTTTGGAGCAGATGCGGGCGGTGATACGGTTGCAATCGTTGGCGTTGAAAAGCTTTTTGAGGGGCGGGGATATGATCTTGATGGAGACCCGCTTGAGTCAGCTGATTTTTTATGGACATTCGGAGACGGGGCAAGTGCCCGCGGAATGAATGTACGTCATACATTTGTATATCCTGGAACATATCGGGTTGTATTTGATGTATCCTCGGGTATTTATAATGCGTCTGATGCAATTCTTATTACCGTTATCTTGCCCCCGCTTTCTATCGCCGAAGTAAAACCAGGCACGGACGGCTTTGTGGAATTACACAATACATCTGAATACGAAATGGACATATCGTATTGGGGGATTGGAAATGGTGCATTGATATATTATTTTCCGCATGGCATGCGCATATTGCCGCGTGCGTATCTTGTTGTCCCGTACACTGTTTCCGGGGTAGAATTTTTTTCTTCCGGGGATGCCGCGCTATATTATCCGAATGGCATTATAACCGACTCCATGCAGTATGGAGGTGCTGCGCAGTATGACGAAAGTTTTCATGTTATAAACGGCGATGCGCGGCTTGGTATCGCAAGCCCCGGGTCCGAACGCTTTGTTGCACGGGCGATACACAGCGTTTCAGGCGTTACCGGAACGGCTCATGTGTCCGTTTCAAAAAATGAACCAATGTCTGTTGTCGCAATGGAAGAAATAAAACAAGACGCAGCCCTGCAAACCGCAGCAGCATTTTCTTCCGCGGGGCGTATGTATGAGCAGACATGGTTTTGGTTTGCGGCAGCCCTTCTTTTGGGTGCGCTTTCAGGTATCGGTATTTTTGTGGCGCGAAAATTCATACACTAAACGGCTCACACTCCCGTGTGAGCCGTTTCATTATTGCCTTTTTGTGTTTTGCGTGCTAGCGTAGCAGAAACATTTCTTTCCTAAGGGGGTAGTATGTATGAAAGCATTACCCATGTTTTTCGTGATGGCATGTGCATCCATATTTTTTTTCTGCGGTTCTGATCTAGAAGATGTGTCGGCGGCAGGAGTTATGAATGCATCCATTGGAGCTGACACGCCGACATTAGTGGAGTTTTACGGTGATGGGTGCTACTACTGCGATGTTGTTGCTCCGTATATAACGAAGCTCAAAGAGGAAGAGGGAATCCACATAGAGAAGATAGAAGTGTGGCATAACGAAGAAAATGCAAAGATTTGGGAACGGTATAATGCCCGTTGCGGAGTGCCGTTATTCGTAAACATGAAAACAGGCGATACGCTATGCGGCGCTGTTCCTTACGAAAAGCTAAAAGCGTGGGCGAAAGAGTCGTTAGAAAAAACAAAATAGGAAATGGATTTTGGGCGCGCCTGACCAGGGGCTTAACATCATTTGAAAATACTTTTATAGAAAAAATAACCCATTTATATCCAAAAAGAGCGGTAAAAACCGCTCTTTTCTTTTGGTGTTTTTCATTGTATAGTAATGAAGATTAACTATGAGGATACTCATTGCAACAGGGCTTTTCCCGCCCGATATTGGGGGGCCTGCGCAATACGCAAAACATCTCGTTCTTGCTCTTGAGAAGCAGGGGCATACGGTAGATGTCGTTTCTTTCGCAAAAGACCGGGATTTGCCCACGGGCATCCGGCATGTTTTTTATTTCGCGCGCATTCTTCCGTATGTGCGGCGGTCTGATTTTATCATCGCAATGGATACATTTAGTGCCGGGTTCCCCGCGGTGCTTGCTGCGGAATTCTTCGGAAAGCGCATAGCGCTTCGTGTTGGCGGCGATTTTTTATGGGAATCATTTGTGGAGCGTACGCACCGGACGATAACGCTCAGAGAGTTTAACCGGAAACGCCCCGCATTGAGCGCAAAAGAAAAAATAGTGTTCACTATGTCTGCGTTTGCCATGAAGCACGCCTCTGCGGTTGTATTTAATTCTGAATGGCAAAAAAATATTTTTCGTGACAGTTACGGCCTTTCTCCGGGCCGGCTTTTTGTCGTAGAGAATTTTTATGGGGAACGGATAGCGGGAGAGACGCCACAAAAAAAGAATTTTTTGTGGGCAGGACGGCCGATGTTCTTAAAAAACACGGCAATGCTCAAGCGTGCATTTACGCACGCGCAAACAGAACGAAGCGGCATAACCCTTGAGTGCATAAGCGGCATGCCATATGAGGAGCTTAAAAAAAAGATAGCGGAATGTTATGCCGTTGTGCTCCCGTCTTTTTCTGATGTGCACCCGAATTTTATTATTGACGCGCTTCAGGCAGGACGGCCATTCATTATGACGCGGGAGTCCGGGCTTGCCGAAAAGCTCTGCGATATCGGCATATGTATTGACCCGTTTGATGAGCGGGGTCTCGTAGAGAGTATCATGCGCTTAGCGGAGGACGCAGAATACCGCGAATATAAAAAACGCGTAGAATCATTTTTGTATACACATTCTTGGGAGGAGATAGCGCATGAATTTACGAATATATATACGAACATACAATCATGAAGGTTTTAGTTATAGGGTCAGATAGAAAATTATTTGAAGAGGGTTCGGATGTACGCGGGCGTATTATTGAGTACGGCTCGCTTTTTGAAGAATTGCATATCATCGTATTTTCAACCACGCGCTTGCAAAAGCAACGGATAGCACCAAATGTATGGATATATCCGACAAATTCACGAAGTAGATTTTTCTATAGCATAGACGCGGTGCATCTCGGCAAACAGGTATGCAGAAAAGCGCGTTTTGACCGCGCGGCGGATATCATTTCCACCCAAGATCCGTTTGAGGCGGGTTTGTCCGGGTGGCTCCTAAAGCGGGCATCGGGCATTCCGCTCCAGATGCAGGTACATACTGATTTTTTGAGCCCATATTTCGGCAAGGAGTCCGCACTCAACCGCATCCGTGTACGTATCGCAACATTTCTTCTTCCGCGCGCAGACGGGATACGCGTCGTATCCGAACGCATCCGGCAATCAATTCTTCCGATTGTTGGAGAGCACAGGAATGCCATATTCGTCCTTCCTATTTTTACAGATACAGCAGCGTTTGAGCATGCGTCTCGGGTGTCTGATATGCGCGCCGAGTTTCCGGACGGCAGTTTTGTGCTGTTTATGGCGTCCCGTCTTACGCCTGAAAAAAACATCCATATGGCGATACAGGCGTTGCGAGATCCATGTATACGCGAATACGATATTTGTCTCTATATTATTGGGGAGGGTCCGCAGAAAGATATGCTCACGCAGGAAATCTCCGCATACGGCCTGGATAAGCGTGTTAGGATAAAAGAATGGACGAGCGCTGTTGCTTCGTATTACACATCTGCCGACGCGTTCGTACTCACATCCGATTACGAAGGGTATGGCAGGACCGCAATTGAAGCGATGGCCGCAGGTGTTCCGGTTATCATGACCAATGTGGGGGTTGCCGGAGAACTTCTTTTGCATGAAGAAAACGGCATTGTTATTCCGGTGCGGGATACGAAAGCGCTTGCGCGCGCTATACGTGAATTGTATGAAGACCCCGAAAAAAGAAAGCGGATAATAAAAGCTGCGCATGACACTATACAGCATCTTTCGCAAACCACACATGCTGAATACCTGCATGCGTACAAACAATCACTTGAACGATGTCTACAGTAATAAGAAGAACAAAAGTATGTTATGTGCTACCCGTGTATGATACACGCACGGATACGCATTTTAGTTATCTGTACGACATGCTGGTGCGTATAGGTGAACGCATGGATGTATTCTTAATCATAGAGCGGGCACCGGGCGGCGTTGCTTCCATCCCGAACATGAGAGGAATATATGTCCAGCAGTTCCGCTTCTTTCCGCTCCGTATTGTTGAGAATTTTTTAGTTTTGTTTTTTACGCGCCTGCGCGGCTATAGGAATATGTATGTCCATTACTCCTATATTTCTGCATGGAACGCGGGGATTGTAACACGGCTTCTTACGGGCAGGTCATATTATTGGAATTGCGGCATGCCGTGGCTTTTTGGAGAAGATGGATTTTTAAAAACTGCTCTTAGCATGGTGCATGTGCTTGTTACGGGGACCCCGCACATGGCGGATCTCTACGCGGGCGTATATGGCATCTCGGAAAAAAAGATAAAAGTTATACCGAATTGGATTTCGGTTGCTGATTTCGCCATCTCATTCTCTGATGAAGAAAAAGCGGCGCTCCGCAAAAAGCTTGCCATTGCTCCCGGGCAGAAAATAGCACTTTTCGTGCATCGGTTGTCGGAGCGCAAGGGCACGGGGATTCTGCCGCAGATTATTTCCTCTCTCGTGCCGCGTAACACCGTAACGGTTATTGTGGGTGATGGCCCTGGGCGCGAGACACTCGAATCTAATATAGTTGAATTGGATATTGCTTCTTCTGTGCGCATGGTGGGGAGTGTCCCGCACGGCGACTTGCCCCTGTATTACGCAATTGCAGATATTTTTATCATGCCTTCACTTGAAGAGGGATTCCCGCATGTGCTTCTTGAAGCTATGGCATACGGTGTCCCGTTTGTAGCGACTGACGTGGGCGGGGTGCGGGATATCGTACCACCGTCATTTCAGCAATATGTTGTTTCTTCGGATGACCCGGGAGATTTTGCGGTCAAGGCGGGAAATTTGCTATCACGCACCCCTGAAGAAGACCGGAACATGCAAGCATTATTCCGGGGATGGGTAAAACAATATGATATTTCTCTTGTCGCGAATAAGTTTGAAGAATTGTTCCATATATGATATTGAATAGGTGTATTTATGAATAAAGAACGTATACTCCAAGCAGCACAAGAAACAGCAGAATTGTTGGCACATGAGACGCTCGCAGACGATTTGGTGCGAACATATAATACGCTTATGCACTCGCTCAAAAATGGAGGGACCATCTTTGTGTGCGGGAATGGCGGGAGCGCAGAACAAGCCGGGCACTTTGCAGGAGAGCTTGTGGGGCGGTTTAAAAAAGAACGCAAGGGAATACGCGCTGTTGCGCTCGGAATGGCAGTTGCAACGCTTACCGCCTGGTCAAATGATTACGATTATGAGGGTGCGTTTTCCCGAGAACTTGAAACATTGGGGAGATCGGGCGATGTGCTTGTCGGGCTGAGCACGAGCGGGAATTCAAAGAATGTTATACACGCCGTAGCCAAAGCAAAAGACATAGGCATGCAGACAGTCGGATTTTTAGGAAAAGGAGGGGCGCTTGCGTCTATGGTTGATGTTGCGGTCCGCATCCCCGCAGAAGAGACTGCCCGTGTTCAGGAGGCTCATCTCTTTATTATTCATATGTTGTCTGAAGCGATTGAAGATGCATTGTCTGTATGAACAAGGCACAAAAAGAAAAATTGCATACCATTATAGACGGCTTTGCGGGGAAGTCGGTTGGCGTTGTGGGCGACATTATGCTTGACCATTATATCCATGGGGATGCAACGCGCATGTCTCAAGAAGCCCCCGCGCCCATACTTCGTGCCGAACGGGAGTCGTTTGTTTTAGGGGGAGCCGCGAATACTGCGGCAAATCTAAGAGCATTCGGCGCTGGAGTTATGCTTATCGGGCCGCTTGGGAGAGACGAAGAAGCGCGGGCAGTAAAAGCATTATGCAAAAAGGAAGGCATTGCTTGTGATGCTTGCATTGAGAGCAAGGCGCGGTCTACCACAACTAAAACGCGTCTTATTGCGAAGGGGCAGCAGATAGCCCGGATTGACCGCGAATCGGTAACACCACTTTCTCCATCAGAGGAGAAACAGATACTCCGTGCGATAGAAAAGCATATCCCCGAATGGCATGTTCTTGTCATCTCGGACTATGCGAAAGGAGGCATGACGCAATCGCTCGCGAAAGAGTGCGTTCGTCTCGCGCGCCGGTACAACATGCCGATTATCGTAGACACAAAGCCTCAGCACTTTTATTTTTTCAGAAATGCAACGGCGTATACCCCGAATATCCACGAAGCCGAAGCCGTATTCGGAAGCGCGCTCGCAAATGAAAAAGACATTCGTGATGCCGGCCGGTTTCTGCAAAAAAAGACAAAAGCAAATATTCTTATCACACGGGGGGCTGATGGGATGACATTATTCCAGGCGAATAGAACATATCACATCCCTTCAAGCGCACGGGAGGTCTATGATGTAACGGGTGCCGGAGACACGGTGATTGCGGCGTTTGCGCTTGCGCTTGCGGGAGGCGCTTCGTTCTCGCATTCGGCGACCATCGCAAATACTGCGGCAGGCGTTGTTGTCGGCAAGCAAGGGACGGCAACCGTATCGCAAGCCGAAGTTAAAAGCGCACTACTATAATGAAGGAGAAAAAAATAGTATCTGCTCCCCGGATGAAAGCGATTGCTTTGCTTTTGCGGAAAAAGAAAAAGACACTCGTCGCAGTAAGCGGTGCATTTGATATACTGCATTATGGTCATGTGCGATTTTTGCAGACGGCAAAAAAACAGGGAGATAGCCTTCTTGTATTTTTGAATAGCGATTCATCGGTGCGGGCGTACAAAGGCAAGGGCAGGCCAATCAACAAAGCGCGTGACCGCGCAGAGATGCTTGAGGCGCTTTCTGTTGTTGATTACATCGTTATATTTTCTGAGAAAGATCCGCGCAAGATACTTTCGCTTATTCGCCCGCATATATTTTATCAGGGGTCAGATTGGGGAAAGAATTGTATTGAACGCGAAACTGTTGAATCGTACGGAGGGGAAATACGAGTATTCCCGCGTATCAAAAAAATATCAACTACGGCACTGCTCAAACATACAAAGCATTTATGATACCAAACAGATTCAAACGGATAGCATTCATGGCAAAAGCGATACTTTTATCGCCCATATTCTATAGTATGATATGGAGCCGGGCGCGAAGACGGAACAAAGAAAAGCCATTGCGTATTCTTGTGATTCCGCAATTAACGCGTCTCGGCGATCTGGTGTGCGCAACGCCGGTTTTTGCCGCTATCAAGAAAAAATACCCTCAGAGTTTTTTGGCGGTGCTTACGACAGACAAGGTAGAAGGCATCATACGAAACAACCCCCATATTGAT
This Candidatus Niyogibacteria bacterium CG10_big_fil_rev_8_21_14_0_10_46_36 DNA region includes the following protein-coding sequences:
- a CDS encoding D-glycero-beta-D-manno-heptose 1-phosphate adenylyltransferase, whose product is MKEKKIVSAPRMKAIALLLRKKKKTLVAVSGAFDILHYGHVRFLQTAKKQGDSLLVFLNSDSSVRAYKGKGRPINKARDRAEMLEALSVVDYIVIFSEKDPRKILSLIRPHIFYQGSDWGKNCIERETVESYGGEIRVFPRIKKISTTALLKHTKHL
- a CDS encoding 50S ribosomal protein L35: MVMASLKTNKSFSKRLRVTRRGKVLRRKPGQDHFLAKESRRKQLARKGWENFPISKKDLSQRIPY
- a CDS encoding phosphoheptose isomerase translates to MNKERILQAAQETAELLAHETLADDLVRTYNTLMHSLKNGGTIFVCGNGGSAEQAGHFAGELVGRFKKERKGIRAVALGMAVATLTAWSNDYDYEGAFSRELETLGRSGDVLVGLSTSGNSKNVIHAVAKAKDIGMQTVGFLGKGGALASMVDVAVRIPAEETARVQEAHLFIIHMLSEAIEDALSV
- the rfaE1 gene encoding D-glycero-beta-D-manno-heptose-7-phosphate kinase, yielding MNKAQKEKLHTIIDGFAGKSVGVVGDIMLDHYIHGDATRMSQEAPAPILRAERESFVLGGAANTAANLRAFGAGVMLIGPLGRDEEARAVKALCKKEGIACDACIESKARSTTTKTRLIAKGQQIARIDRESVTPLSPSEEKQILRAIEKHIPEWHVLVISDYAKGGMTQSLAKECVRLARRYNMPIIVDTKPQHFYFFRNATAYTPNIHEAEAVFGSALANEKDIRDAGRFLQKKTKANILITRGADGMTLFQANRTYHIPSSAREVYDVTGAGDTVIAAFALALAGGASFSHSATIANTAAGVVVGKQGTATVSQAEVKSALL
- the rplT gene encoding 50S ribosomal protein L20 — translated: MARVKRGTTSIKRRRRVLRKAKGFRWGGSTKEKEAKVRLLHAGAHAFHDRRKKKRVNRKLWNIKINAASRSGGELSYSRFIDALKKKNIDINRKMLAEIAEHHPDAFQKILEEAKK